From one Microbacter margulisiae genomic stretch:
- a CDS encoding glycine--tRNA ligase — MAQQQEEVFKKLIAHCKEYGFVFPSSEIYDGLGAVYDYGQNGVELKNNIKRYWWDSMVLLNENVVGIDAAIFMHPTTWKASGHVDAFNDPLIDNKDSKKRYRADVLIEELLAKYDDKIEKEVEKAAKRFGASFDAGLFRQTNPRVLEHQSKRDEIHTRFVKALNENDLAELKQIILDYEIVCPISGTKNWTDVRQFNLMFSTEMGSTADGAMKIYLRPETAQGIFVNYLNVQKTGRMKIPFGIAQIGKAFRNEIVARQFIFRMREFEQMEMQFFVRPGSELQWFKQWKETRLKWHKALGLGDHKYRFHDHDKLAHYANAATDIEFEMPFGFKEVEGIHSRTDFDLSSHEKYSGKSIKYFDPELNESYTPFVIETSIGVDRMFLSIMAAAYTEEVLEGGETRVVLKLPSALAPVKLAVLPLVKKDGLPEKAREIMNNLKFEFKCQYDEKDSIGKRYRRQDAIGTPYCVTIDHETLTDNAVTLRDRDTMLQERIPIDKLPEIVSNKVSMKELFKKIQ; from the coding sequence ATGGCACAACAACAAGAAGAAGTTTTTAAGAAACTGATTGCACATTGCAAAGAATATGGGTTTGTTTTTCCTTCAAGTGAAATTTATGATGGCTTAGGCGCGGTTTACGATTATGGGCAAAATGGAGTGGAACTCAAAAACAACATCAAACGTTACTGGTGGGACAGCATGGTGCTGCTAAACGAAAATGTGGTAGGCATCGATGCGGCTATTTTTATGCATCCAACCACATGGAAGGCTTCGGGACACGTGGATGCTTTCAACGATCCGCTTATCGACAATAAAGATTCTAAAAAACGTTACCGTGCAGATGTGCTCATCGAAGAGTTGCTGGCTAAATATGACGATAAGATTGAAAAAGAGGTGGAAAAGGCGGCGAAACGCTTTGGCGCGTCTTTTGATGCCGGGTTATTCCGCCAGACCAATCCGCGTGTGCTGGAACATCAGTCTAAACGCGATGAAATTCATACCCGCTTTGTCAAGGCATTAAATGAAAATGATTTGGCAGAGTTGAAACAAATTATTCTCGATTACGAGATTGTATGCCCCATCAGCGGCACCAAAAACTGGACAGATGTACGTCAGTTTAACCTGATGTTTTCCACTGAGATGGGGTCGACGGCAGATGGAGCAATGAAGATTTACCTTCGTCCCGAGACCGCTCAGGGTATTTTTGTGAATTACCTGAATGTGCAAAAGACAGGCCGGATGAAAATTCCTTTTGGAATAGCACAAATCGGGAAGGCATTCCGTAACGAAATTGTGGCACGGCAATTTATTTTCCGTATGCGTGAATTTGAACAGATGGAGATGCAGTTCTTCGTTCGTCCCGGCAGTGAACTCCAATGGTTTAAGCAATGGAAGGAAACCCGCCTGAAATGGCACAAAGCTTTAGGTTTGGGAGATCATAAATATCGTTTCCATGATCATGATAAACTGGCACATTATGCCAATGCAGCCACCGATATTGAATTTGAAATGCCATTTGGGTTTAAGGAAGTGGAAGGAATCCATTCCCGTACAGATTTTGACCTGAGCAGCCACGAGAAATATTCGGGCAAGAGCATCAAATATTTCGATCCGGAATTAAATGAGTCATACACTCCGTTTGTAATAGAGACATCTATCGGTGTCGACCGGATGTTCCTTTCCATTATGGCAGCGGCTTACACGGAAGAAGTACTCGAAGGTGGCGAAACACGTGTTGTGTTGAAATTGCCGTCTGCTTTGGCTCCTGTGAAGCTGGCCGTACTTCCTTTGGTGAAGAAAGATGGGCTACCGGAGAAAGCGCGTGAAATCATGAATAATCTCAAGTTCGAATTCAAGTGCCAGTATGACGAAAAAGATTCCATCGGGAAGCGCTACCGCCGACAGGATGCTATCGGAACGCCTTACTGTGTTACCATCGATCATGAAACACTGACCGATAATGCTGTTACGTTGCGCGACCGCGATACGATGTTGCAGGAACGCATTCCGATTGACAAGCTACCGGAGATTGTAAGCAATAAGGTTTCAATGAAAGAATTGTTTAAGAAGATACAATAA
- a CDS encoding N-acetylmuramoyl-L-alanine amidase yields MKYLSVLFLFFYSTFSFAQSPKIIDYTARVNFGFRHMSNRKIDVVVIHSTYYVGKDTFSVAGVLSQFRRYNVASHYLIDRKGNIYRLVPEADEAYHAGKSILPANRRVNLNATSIGIELINTPSTPPDNRQYKALVTLIKNIKQRYPIHYIVGHSDIAPKRKTDPWNFNWKKFRQMMEE; encoded by the coding sequence ATGAAATATCTTTCCGTTCTTTTCCTGTTTTTCTATTCTACTTTTTCTTTCGCGCAATCGCCTAAGATCATTGATTATACTGCAAGAGTTAATTTTGGATTCCGTCACATGTCAAACCGAAAAATTGACGTTGTGGTAATTCATTCCACCTATTATGTGGGAAAGGATACCTTCAGTGTAGCCGGCGTACTCTCACAATTCCGCCGTTACAATGTCGCATCGCATTACCTGATCGACCGTAAAGGCAATATTTACCGTCTTGTCCCTGAAGCCGACGAAGCCTATCATGCCGGAAAAAGTATTCTTCCTGCCAACAGACGCGTCAATCTGAACGCAACTTCTATCGGAATCGAATTGATTAACACGCCCTCAACTCCTCCCGACAACCGACAATACAAGGCGTTGGTAACATTGATCAAAAATATCAAACAACGCTACCCCATCCACTACATTGTGGGACACAGCGATATCGCCCCAAAACGCAAAACCGATCCCTGGAATTTCAATTGGAAAAAGTTCCGGCAAATGATGGAGGAATAA